In one window of Aceticella autotrophica DNA:
- the mntA gene encoding type VII toxin-antitoxin system MntA family adenylyltransferase antitoxin codes for MRNLKGIEDKLNLLFDNLKNKPNVVALYIFGSYGTEYQNEHSDIDFAVLYNIVPNLNDELILEVEFSEIFGTDNIDIVNLNRASLEFQHKVIYTGDLLYCKDELKLADFKEYVFKYYGDYGITMKLFYDDYLKGLMKNAL; via the coding sequence ATGCGGAATTTAAAGGGTATTGAAGATAAACTAAATTTATTATTTGATAATCTTAAAAACAAACCAAATGTTGTTGCATTGTATATTTTTGGTTCATACGGTACAGAATATCAAAATGAGCATAGTGATATTGATTTTGCAGTTTTATATAATATTGTACCAAATCTCAATGATGAGCTTATATTAGAAGTAGAATTTTCAGAAATATTTGGAACGGACAATATAGATATTGTAAATTTAAATCGTGCATCACTGGAGTTTCAGCATAAAGTAATCTATACTGGTGACCTTTTGTACTGTAAAGATGAGTTAAAATTAGCCGATTTCAAGGAATATGTTTTTAAATATTACGGTGACTATGGTATAACAATGAAATTATTTTATGATGATTACTTAAAGGGGTTGATGAAAAATGCCTTATGA
- a CDS encoding DUF4127 family protein — MKKIITFIIVFIITISAYCNKTSYNDKTKYIHKDKIVFVPLDTRPVSLQNVEILSKAGGYELLVPPFDSLDNYIKPGNQDKLYDWLQGVVVRPDVYAVVISTNQFISGGLIASRNYKNVTGYKKAINKLKNIINLSRDKKCILISIMPRVSNTLEEQDTVYAANSLNIGYFNAIKTDILSNNMSDIEGLKSRMPSNLFNYMYVIAQEAVINYEIASGLKSNAILTIGIDDTTMKSMLNYAYDDLKKNGIKKYKNIYMLHGADEISLMTIAKLANGNQQAKPSFEIAYEKHWDDRMNLPYEGGTLKEITEEKIHYIGGDIEKDAKNIIYIHSNKDSGITINSIINTRKKKNQNLGIADVAMTNGGDPHLVEEILTNDNFKKIDAYSGWNTPSNTIGTVISELSIKSNLDTVKDKKIYNERDKAYLTFLFIRYADDYIYQSIVRNEMYKWAQSQGEDKYNLKNTNEADSVLQQKMNPYFDRLIDIFNRNTILRIKKAKAVFPWNRMFEIKVEAE, encoded by the coding sequence ATGAAGAAAATTATTACATTTATCATAGTATTTATCATAACCATCAGTGCATATTGTAATAAAACCTCATACAACGATAAAACAAAATATATTCACAAAGACAAAATTGTCTTTGTGCCGCTTGATACAAGACCCGTATCCTTACAAAATGTTGAAATACTATCGAAAGCAGGAGGATATGAGCTTCTTGTGCCGCCTTTTGATTCACTTGACAATTATATAAAACCGGGTAATCAGGATAAGCTGTATGATTGGCTTCAAGGCGTGGTTGTGAGACCTGATGTATATGCCGTTGTCATATCTACAAATCAATTTATTTCTGGAGGGCTTATCGCATCACGAAACTATAAAAATGTTACAGGATATAAAAAAGCTATAAATAAATTAAAAAATATTATAAATCTTTCAAGGGATAAAAAATGTATTCTTATATCAATCATGCCCCGCGTTTCAAATACCTTAGAGGAACAGGACACTGTATATGCTGCAAATTCGTTAAATATAGGGTATTTTAATGCGATAAAAACCGATATATTGTCAAATAACATGTCGGATATAGAAGGATTAAAATCACGTATGCCATCAAACCTATTTAATTATATGTATGTCATTGCTCAAGAAGCGGTTATAAATTATGAAATAGCATCAGGCTTAAAATCGAACGCAATCCTGACAATCGGCATTGATGATACAACAATGAAAAGCATGCTTAATTATGCATACGATGACCTTAAAAAAAATGGTATAAAGAAATATAAAAATATCTATATGCTTCATGGTGCGGATGAAATCAGTTTGATGACGATTGCCAAACTTGCAAACGGAAATCAACAGGCAAAGCCTTCCTTTGAAATAGCATACGAAAAGCATTGGGATGACAGGATGAATCTTCCATATGAAGGAGGAACATTGAAAGAAATAACAGAGGAAAAGATACATTATATAGGCGGAGATATAGAGAAAGATGCAAAAAATATAATTTACATCCATTCAAATAAAGACAGCGGTATCACTATTAACAGTATAATAAATACACGTAAAAAAAAGAATCAAAATCTTGGCATTGCTGATGTTGCCATGACTAACGGTGGGGATCCTCATCTTGTGGAAGAAATTTTAACAAACGACAATTTCAAAAAAATAGATGCATATTCGGGCTGGAATACCCCAAGCAATACGATTGGCACTGTTATATCAGAGCTTAGTATAAAGTCAAATCTTGATACGGTAAAAGATAAAAAGATATATAATGAAAGAGATAAGGCATATCTTACATTTCTATTCATAAGATACGCCGACGATTACATATATCAAAGCATTGTAAGGAATGAAATGTACAAATGGGCTCAATCACAAGGGGAGGATAAGTATAATTTAAAAAATACCAATGAAGCCGATAGTGTACTGCAGCAAAAAATGAATCCGTATTTTGACAGATTAATAGATATATTTAATAGAAATACCATATTAAGAATAAAAAAGGCAAAGGCTGTTTTTCCATGGAACAGGATGTTTGAGATAAAGGTTGAGGCAGAATAA
- the hepT gene encoding type VII toxin-antitoxin system HepT family RNase toxin: MPYDKEKLFKKISIIKKCINNLDELSNLKPKEFVSDFRYYDSAKYNLQIAIEAMIDIGNHIISRMGLEPPKTYADTFEILGKHDIVMQNMVNTYKQMAKFRNRIVHFYDDVNESEVYNILQNNINDFNKFILSIGNFLEQENK; this comes from the coding sequence ATGCCTTATGATAAAGAAAAATTATTCAAAAAAATTAGTATAATTAAAAAGTGCATAAATAATCTTGACGAATTGTCAAACTTAAAACCAAAAGAATTTGTATCTGATTTTAGGTATTATGATTCTGCCAAATATAATTTGCAAATTGCAATAGAAGCAATGATAGATATAGGGAATCATATTATATCAAGAATGGGTTTAGAACCGCCAAAAACTTATGCAGATACCTTTGAAATTCTTGGAAAACATGATATTGTAATGCAAAATATGGTTAATACATATAAGCAGATGGCAAAATTTCGTAATAGAATTGTACATTTTTACGATGATGTTAACGAGTCGGAGGTTTATAATATTTTACAAAATAATATAAACGATTTTAATAAATTTATTTTGTCAATCGGTAATTTTTTAGAACAAGAGAATAAATAA